A single window of Malus sylvestris chromosome 5, drMalSylv7.2, whole genome shotgun sequence DNA harbors:
- the LOC126623338 gene encoding BTB/POZ domain-containing protein At5g47800 — protein sequence MKFMKIGTKPDTFYTEDATRTVISDVPSDFVIQINDISYLLHTFPLLPKFGLLQRLCSHSGDSEKISIELHDIPGGEDAFEMCAKFCYGIMINLSAYNFVPAFCAAKFLRMTESVEKGNFVPKLEAFFNSCILEGWKDSIAALQTTVKFPEWSENLGIIRKCIDSIVEKIHTPTAKVSWSYTYTRPGYTKKQHHSVPKDWWTEDISDLDVDLFRCIITAVRSTSMLPPQLIGEALHVYACRWLPDTTRTPPQTGEEFMEKNRRIVDSIVNMIPEDKGAVSVGFLLRLIVIANYLGVSPVTKTELLRRSGLQLEEATVDDLIFPSHSPANPEFYDIDLVLAVLESFLVLWRRQSPAAASELNRSAQVLGTMRKVGKLIDSYLQVVAKDVNMPVSKVVSLAEALPDIAREDHDSIYKAINIYLKEHGDLSKADKKRLCHILDCQKLSPEVRAHAVKNERLPLRIVVQVLFFEQERDRDSNSKAAAATPDRRKHKPLPVTPSQSQEPGKQTVPTSRESDSHSHDKVKFGAANVHDKFSSSTTGKRDYALLQMQNKRSDGRLTVENERKGVRSETQQVDHQGHNTRREILREGASGSAGAGSKLDAKKMIQRGSRPDHGRDKGKDR from the exons ATGAAGTTTATGAAAATTGGAACCAAGCCGGACACCTTCTACACTGAAGATGCTACCAG GACCGTGATTTCAGATGTACCCAGCGACTTTGTCATACAAATTAACGACATAAGTTATCTTCTCCATACG TTTCCACTTCTTCCAAAATTTGGCCTCTTACAACGGCTTTGCTCTCACTCTGGTGATTCGGAAAAGATCAGCATAGAGCTTCACGATATTCCAGGAGGTGAAGATGCGTTCGAAATGTGTGCTAAGTTCTGTTACGGAATTATGATTAATCTCAGCGCCTATAACTTTGTACCTGCATTTTGTGCTGCTAAGTTCCTCCGAATGACTGAGTCAGTAGAGAAGGGAAATTTTGTTCCGAAACTTGAGGCTTTCTTCAATTCGTGCATTCTTGAAGGTTGGAAAGACTCTATTGCTGCACTACAAACTACAGTGAAGTTTCCTGAGTGGTCTGAGAATCTTGGGATCATCAGAAAGTGCATTGATTCAATTGTTGAGAAAATCCATACTCCTACAGCAAAG GTTTCATGGTCCTACACTTATACCAGGCCTGGCTACACCAAAAAGCAACATCATTCTGTCCCAAAGGATTGGTGGACTGAGGATATATCAGACCTTGATGTAGACCTGTTTCGATGTATAATTACTGCTGTTAGATCCACGTCTATGCTGCCACCGCAGCTCATTGGGGAAGCCTTGCACGTCTATGCTTGTCGTTGGCTGCCAGACACCACAAGAACACCTCCACAAACAGGTGAGGAATTTATGGAAAAGAATCGAAGAATTGTTGATAGCATTGTGAACATGATTCCCGAAGACAAGGGAGCAGTTTCTGTTGGTTTCTTGCTAAGGCTTATTGTCATTGCCAATTACTTGGGAGTGTCCCCAGTGACAAAGACAGAATTGTTAAGGAGGTCCGGTCTACAACTCGAAGAGGCAACGGTGGATGACCTGATTTTTCCTTCACACTCTCCCGCTAACCCAGAATTTTACGATATTGACTTGGTTTTGGCAGTGTTAGAAAGTTTCTTGGTGCTATGGAGAAGACAATCCCCTGCAGCTGCTTCTGAATTGAACAGAAGCGCTCAGGTTTTAGGAACAATGAGAAAGGTTGGGAAACTCATTGATTCGTACCTTCAAGTCGTTGCCAAGGATGTCAACATGCCAGTTTCAAAAGTGGTATCACTGGCTGAAGCTTTGCCGGATATTGCAAGGGAAGACCATGACAGCATCTACAAGGCTATTAACATTTATCTGAAG GAGCATGGGGATCTGAGCAAGGCAGACAAGAAGCGCCTGTGCCACATTTTAGACTGCCAGAAGTTGTCGCCTGAGGTACGTGCTCACGCTGTGAAAAATGAGCGGCTACCATTGAGGATTGTTGTGCAAGTCCTCTTCTTTGAacaagagagagacagagattcCAACTCCAAGGCAGCAGCAGCAACTCCTGATCGTCGCAAACATAAACCACTGCCGGTTACACCCTCCCAGTCCCAGGAGCCAGGGAAACAAACAGTGCCAACTAGCAGAGAATCAGATAGTCATAGTCATGATAAGGTAAAATTTGGAGCAGCAAATGTTCATGATAAATTCAGTAGTAGTACCACTGGAAAGAGAGATTATGCGCTGCTGCAGATGCAAAACAAAAGATCAGACGGAAGGTTAACAGTCGAAAACGAAAGGAAAGGTGTCAGATCGGAAACGCAACAAGTAGATCATCAAGGACATAATACCAGAAGGGAAATCCTAAGAGAAGGAGCATCTGGATCTGCAGGAGCAGGGAGCAAGTTGGACGCTAAGAAGATGATCCAAAGGGGAAGTAGGCCGGACCATGGCCGCGACAAAGGTAAAGATAGGTAG